The following coding sequences are from one Halomonas sp. HAL1 window:
- a CDS encoding MFS transporter: MNRALNRTIAQRSAVGLAFALCMITTAVNLQAPLYDALAARDGLGVGATTLAFACYVAGVLPVLLGLNGLADRVGRKPLIIAALLLSLLATAMILIAPNLVALGIARFLLGISMGLTSAVAPAYMQLLVNRDDNRVATNVVTASTSLGFGLGAAVTSLFLFHTPSVSPPSLWIYLVAAALALVVVTTLEDSPPSATKRSLLRLPSYPRGAFAFGLAILLAWATVGLVIAILPSALQRHGLATWSGFATFGICSCGVLFQPWARRFTPRSATLLGLAILPMAYALIVWGAVQGYLAAVLLGTVAASSACYGFIYLGGLSGVLAAADASAPQASAGYFLMAYIGFSLPVITTGVLIDAVGHTLALTLFGFALLGGVITAFALLRRALT; this comes from the coding sequence ATGAACCGCGCTTTAAATCGAACCATCGCCCAGCGTAGCGCTGTTGGCCTGGCCTTTGCGCTGTGCATGATTACCACAGCAGTTAATTTACAGGCGCCACTCTACGATGCACTGGCGGCGCGCGATGGCTTGGGGGTAGGGGCAACCACGCTCGCCTTTGCTTGCTATGTGGCGGGTGTCTTACCGGTACTGCTGGGCTTAAACGGCTTGGCAGATCGGGTGGGGCGCAAGCCATTAATCATTGCCGCGCTACTGTTAAGCCTGTTGGCGACGGCGATGATCTTGATAGCTCCCAACCTGGTGGCACTGGGGATTGCCCGCTTCCTGTTGGGCATCAGCATGGGATTAACGTCGGCAGTGGCGCCTGCGTATATGCAACTGCTAGTGAATAGGGATGATAATCGCGTCGCCACCAACGTCGTGACGGCCAGCACCTCGCTTGGGTTTGGCCTGGGAGCAGCGGTCACCAGCCTGTTTCTTTTTCATACCCCCAGTGTGTCGCCGCCCAGCCTATGGATTTACCTGGTCGCCGCGGCGCTGGCACTAGTGGTGGTCACTACATTGGAGGATAGCCCGCCGAGTGCCACCAAGCGCTCGCTACTGCGTCTGCCCAGCTACCCTCGGGGCGCTTTTGCCTTTGGATTGGCTATTTTGCTGGCCTGGGCGACGGTGGGGTTAGTGATTGCGATACTCCCTTCCGCCCTGCAGCGACACGGTTTAGCCACCTGGAGCGGCTTCGCCACGTTCGGTATTTGCAGCTGCGGGGTGCTGTTTCAGCCTTGGGCAAGAAGGTTCACACCACGAAGCGCGACGCTACTGGGGCTGGCGATTTTACCGATGGCCTATGCGCTAATCGTCTGGGGAGCCGTTCAAGGCTACCTAGCAGCGGTGCTGCTGGGCACGGTGGCTGCCAGCAGCGCCTGCTATGGGTTTATCTACCTGGGTGGGTTGAGTGGCGTGTTGGCAGCGGCCGATGCCTCCGCGCCTCAGGCCAGCGCAGGCTATTTTTTGATGGCGTATATTGGCTTCAGCCTCCCGGTGATCACGACCGGAGTGCTCATTGATGCAGTGGGGCATACCCTGGCGCTAACGCTGTTTGGTTTTGCGCTATTAGGCGGTGTGATCACGGCGTTCGCTTTGCTGCGCAGAGCGCTCACGTGA